CAAAAATTGCCTTCGTGCCGCAGAGAGGTTTAAGGTTCTCCTCTTGGAGCTTATGGCCTAGCTGAGACCGCAGTGACTCTTAATCCTGATTCCCATAATGGCTCTGGCTTCGAATTACTTGTTACTCGGGTTTAACCTTTTCGCTAAGCCCAAAGAGGAGACCGGTAGGTCTCCTCTTTGGGCTCATTCTTGCAACTCTTATTAAAATTGATAGTGGGCGGAAAATTCGATGCGGCGTTCCTGCGAACGCGTGCTCGTGATTCTACCGAAAGTATCAGGACCGTCCGATATTCCGTTATCCGGATTGCCCAGACTGGGAGAATTCAGGAGATTGTAAGCGTTTGCCCGAAATCCGAGACTGTGACGTTCCGTAATGTGAAAGTCCTTTGACGCTGACATAGCCAGGTCATGATATCCCGGTGCCCTTTCCGTGTTGACGGCTGCTGTTCCGAAGGTATTTGCCGCCGGAACTCCATAAGCGCAGATTCCGTCATCAATCCCGGAACCACAAGGTGTAGCTGAGGGATCCGTACCCCACCAGTTGCTCACGGTGCGATTAACGATCTTGAGGTGCCGGTACTGGTTTGCTCGTGCCGTTCCGAGGCTGTTGACCGAAATCTGGCTGGGAGCGTTCATCGTGATCGGAAATCCGGTATAGAGGAGGCCGGTAGCGCTGATCTTCCAACCTCCAGCGAGCAGGTCGAGATAGCGATTCATCCCGCTTCCAAAGGCCTGGCCCCGACCAAACGGAAGGGCATAAACGAGCAGACCGTTCAGGCTGTGACGGATGTCCTGACCAGCTGGACCGTAATCCGCGTGTCCGTTATAGCCGTCCTGGAAGGCGCCATCCGACCCACTGACACCAGGCGTGCCGTAGTTTCCAGAGCTGTTGGTCATGGCTCGAGCGTAGGTGTAGCTCACCATACCTTCCAGGCCGTGGCTTACGCGCTGCCTGAGCGCTGCCTGACCAGCGTTGTAGTTCATCGTACCGTTGGATTCCGTCAGGAGGAGCCGCTGCCCTGCACCGACGAGCGCGTCGTACGGACCCGCCGTAGCGGTGGGAGAGGTTAGTTGGTTTGCGTTGCGGTAGGTGATGAGATGTTGTCCCGATTCACCGACGTATCCGACAGAAAGCGAAGTCTTGTTTGTTAGAGCGTATTCCGTGGTGAGCGAATACTCACTGATATACGCGGCGCGCATGTTCTGCGGCCATGCACCGAAGCCACTGAGGGCTCCAAAAGAGCCAGAAAGGCCCTGTTCCACGGAGAACGGCGTTCCCGAGATACCGGCTTTCGGCTGCACCGCAACGAGGTTGCTGGACTGAACAAAAGGCGGGCTCGAGGTCAGACGCTGGTTCCCTGCGTTGCCCTCGAAGAAACTCGTCGCACCGTATCCGCCACGGATAACGAAGCGAGGAGCCGCCTGATAGGCAAAGCCCAGACGAGGCATGATCTGGGTGTAGGTAGGGTTATAGCAGGCGTGCGTGGGGCAGAGTTGGGCGTTTGCCGGTGCACCGCTGGGGATGGAACCAGCGTAGATAGGTGTACCGGTATCCAGGAGGACGTTGGCGGTCTTGTTGTGGACTTCGTACCAGGGCTGGTCATACTGGTAACGTAGACCGATGTTGATGGTCAGTTTATCAGTTGCCTTCCAGTCATCCTGGATATATCCCGCAGCACGCCATTGACGGTTACCCACGAGGCCTATGGCGGAATCAAGCTGTGTATTGCTCACCCGATCCAGCACAAAATCCGCCGGCCCATATCCGCCTGCAACCGATCCCAGTGAGGGATTGCTCGTGAAACTACCGTTATAGGAAAACTGCCCCAGCAGGCCAAAGTTTGCTGTGTTGATGTAATTCTGCTGATAGCGCGTGGCCTGCACTCCCATAGAGAAGAGTTGACGACCGTGTTGCCATGTGAGGTTGTCATAGTAGTTAAAGGTATTGTCGCGGATGACCTGAACATTAGCGCTCGTGCCGAGGAAGCTGGCATTGTTACTGATGCTTTGACCAGAAAATCCGACATACGGCTGCGCACCAAATGGGATGCCAACGATCTGATTGCCGTTAAGACCAAAGACGCCGGAAGGATCGGTTGGAATGCCGTTATCCCAGCGGACACGTGTGAAGCCGAATCGCGCCTCATTGACCACTGCGGAGGAGAAAGTATGGATCCAGCTGCCGCCACCCAATTTCGTTGGATAGAGATTCTGCGAAGGAAAGAAGATCGGGATAACAGCGGTTTGAGTATCGCCTGCGTTGGACTGTGAGTAAAACGCCGTAAACCTGTTCGTCGCAGTCGCACTCCAGTCTATTTTGACATCGGCTTGATTGTTGTGAACAAAAGTACGCTGCGGTCCCTGGAAGTTGTTTTGCAGTAGGTTATCAATGGGTACCGCATTGGGAAGAGGATAGAGCTCTGGATGAGCGAAGAGATATTTCGCGACGGGATTGACTACCGGTACGACATTGTTTGCGAAGGGGGCAAAGTTGTTTTGCGTATCGTAAAGCTGCTTCCCTGGCTGCGTCGCTGATAGAAGGGCGGAAAAATCGCCCTGCCGCATGGGTGCTGTTAGTACACTCGCACTCTGCAATCCACCGGTATGAGACCGGGCACCTTCGTAGTCAGCGAAAAAAAACAGTCTGTTATGAAAAATCGGTCCGCCGATCGTGCCCCCAAAGATGGACTGGGTGTAGGGATTGCGCGCAATCGGCGTAGCGCTGTTCTTGTTATTCCAGGAATTGGCGTTCAGGTTTTCATTCTGCAGGTAGCCATAGGCCGATCCGTGGAACTCGTTCGATCCCGATTTAAGGATGGAAGCAATGGCACCGCCGTTGGCGTTACCGTATTGTGCCGGTGCGTTCGATGTGACCACACGCACTTCAGCCAGCGAGTCAGGTGCCGGATTGTACGCAATCAGGTTGTTCTGAGGCTCGTTCTGATCCGCGCCATCCAGAGTGTAGTTGTTTGCCTGATTACGGTTACCGTTGATCGAAGCAATGCCATTATTGAATGTGTTGCGCTCAATCGCATTGTTACCGGTCATACCCACGGGATCCGTGTTGATCGCGCCGGGCTGAAAGAGCGTTACGCTCGAAAAGTTACGGCCATTCAGCGGGATGTTCTGGATCTCATTCGCGGAAAGCGTCATACCCAAAGAAGCATCGTTGGTATTCAAAATTGGAGCAACGTCGGCGTTGACGTTCGCCACGACACTTACATCACCCACCGTAAGCTTTGCATCAAACTTCGCGACTTGGTTTTGCTCGAGCGTGAAAACGGGAAACTTCTGCGCCCCAAAGCCGGTTGCAGTCACCGAGACTTCATACTGCCCAATGGAAAGAAAGCGAATTGCATACGCGCCGGACTGGTTCGTCACAGCGGGAGTGTCGACTCCAGTCGCGATATTGTGTGCTGAGACTGTTGCACCGGCAACGACAGCACCGCTGGCGTCCGTCACGGTTCCCGTAATATTTCCTGTTGTATTCTGTGTCATGGCCGCTTTGGTAAAAGCGCACATCATCAAAAGCCACATCGCGGCCCTAAGAAACTTGTACATCTGGTGCCTCCAAAAAAAATCTCTGCAAAAAACCTGGAGCGCTCTTTGACTGCAAGCGTCATCCAGTAAACGTGTATGGGTACTGAGTTAAACACCGATGAAGCTCGTTTATTCCCGCAGCGGAATAGTAGTACTACGGGAGTCCACGTTCAATCTGTACAGACGTCACAGGGGCATAGGAAGACGCACTTGCTGTGGTAATCTCATTAGGTTGTCTGCGGAGCGAGTCGCGCGGTTTTGCGAGGCTTCCGCACGTGCGGAGAGATGGCAGAGTGGCCGAATGCGCACGCTTGGAAAGCGTGTATACCGCAAGGTATCCAGGGTTCGAATCCCTGTCTCTCCGCCATTAGCCTTTCGAAGCAAAACTGCCAGGTGAGCGTTTTGTGGATGTAAAACCAGCTGGCTATGTTCCTTCTTCTGAGCACCTACTGGCCAGCTAGAACCATCTCAGTGTTATGGGCTTTTCGGTATGTTCATGGAAACAGCTTCCAATAAGCGGCGGTTGATGATGCCGCGCAGCCTTTTGGCAAGGCCGGCACGCGATCGGCGAGAGTTTGGTTCATCAGGGCGCTTTACGGCAATGACGCCTCTTGAGTTGTTTGAAAGGATTCGATGAACGAACCTGTTGAGCATGGCACCAACACTTCTCTTCCAGAACAATTATTTTTACCTGATCAACAGATCGCATTT
This genomic stretch from Terriglobus saanensis SP1PR4 harbors:
- a CDS encoding TonB-dependent receptor, coding for MYKFLRAAMWLLMMCAFTKAAMTQNTTGNITGTVTDASGAVVAGATVSAHNIATGVDTPAVTNQSGAYAIRFLSIGQYEVSVTATGFGAQKFPVFTLEQNQVAKFDAKLTVGDVSVVANVNADVAPILNTNDASLGMTLSANEIQNIPLNGRNFSSVTLFQPGAINTDPVGMTGNNAIERNTFNNGIASINGNRNQANNYTLDGADQNEPQNNLIAYNPAPDSLAEVRVVTSNAPAQYGNANGGAIASILKSGSNEFHGSAYGYLQNENLNANSWNNKNSATPIARNPYTQSIFGGTIGGPIFHNRLFFFADYEGARSHTGGLQSASVLTAPMRQGDFSALLSATQPGKQLYDTQNNFAPFANNVVPVVNPVAKYLFAHPELYPLPNAVPIDNLLQNNFQGPQRTFVHNNQADVKIDWSATATNRFTAFYSQSNAGDTQTAVIPIFFPSQNLYPTKLGGGSWIHTFSSAVVNEARFGFTRVRWDNGIPTDPSGVFGLNGNQIVGIPFGAQPYVGFSGQSISNNASFLGTSANVQVIRDNTFNYYDNLTWQHGRQLFSMGVQATRYQQNYINTANFGLLGQFSYNGSFTSNPSLGSVAGGYGPADFVLDRVSNTQLDSAIGLVGNRQWRAAGYIQDDWKATDKLTINIGLRYQYDQPWYEVHNKTANVLLDTGTPIYAGSIPSGAPANAQLCPTHACYNPTYTQIMPRLGFAYQAAPRFVIRGGYGATSFFEGNAGNQRLTSSPPFVQSSNLVAVQPKAGISGTPFSVEQGLSGSFGALSGFGAWPQNMRAAYISEYSLTTEYALTNKTSLSVGYVGESGQHLITYRNANQLTSPTATAGPYDALVGAGQRLLLTESNGTMNYNAGQAALRQRVSHGLEGMVSYTYARAMTNSSGNYGTPGVSGSDGAFQDGYNGHADYGPAGQDIRHSLNGLLVYALPFGRGQAFGSGMNRYLDLLAGGWKISATGLLYTGFPITMNAPSQISVNSLGTARANQYRHLKIVNRTVSNWWGTDPSATPCGSGIDDGICAYGVPAANTFGTAAVNTERAPGYHDLAMSASKDFHITERHSLGFRANAYNLLNSPSLGNPDNGISDGPDTFGRITSTRSQERRIEFSAHYQF